GGCTGGGCCTACACCTAGTGGACGCCCAGGAACATTTGCCGGCTGAACCGGTGGGTCTCGCCACCGAATGCAGGGGGCGAGCTCAGAGAGGCGGTTGATGGCCCCCAACCCGGGCGGAGGTGAGACTTTGGGCGTCGCTGTGCTGGGACATCGAGGGCACAGTACGTGCAAGTGTCCTGGAATCTGCATCTCATCTCACTGCTCCTCTTCCAACCCGTCACGAGTGGCCTCccgccaaaaaataaatacagaagtaaaaatgTCTTCCCGAGGCTGTGCTGGAGGCCTCCCCGGCCAAATAATGACAGTCCCATGTTCGAAGACAGGCAAGCCTGAGGCAGGTCTGGTGCGGAGACACGCAAAGAGACAGGGTGTCAGCCCTTTTATCGGGTGAGTTGGGCAGCCTGGCAGGGTTATTGTTAACCTGCAGGCAAAGAATCTTGGCATACGTTCGACTCTTTCGGTGTTCTTGttatttacgtgtgtgtgtgtgtgtgtgtgtgtgtgtgtgtgtgtgtgtgtgtgtacgcgcgcgCGCATGCGTTTGGGCTTCTCAATTTTATATTGCAGATTACTCTGGAAAAGTTTACCCTTGCCTGTCTTGGCTATTTTAAGGGTATCTGCCATTGGGAGAGTTTTGAAGCTCAGACCCAGGGGCAGTGACTTCCGTTTGGCCACTTGGGGGCAACATGTAAGGATGCAGATTTAAGGTTCTCTTTCCCTGGGTAAAGAAATAGTGCCTCACCTCCCTGTAGGAGGAGGTGAGGTTCCAGGAAGTAGGGGATTGAGTTTTTTAGATAATCAGTGGATTTTGTAATTAGAAAAGTAATTTAGagaagccagaaacctgggacTCTCTCACTCCCCTGTCCCCAGGGGACATCCTCTTCAGATCAGTGCCACCAAGCCCCCCCTGCttatttcctgaatattttccAATACTTGCCCTCGTTGCAGCTGCCTTGGTTCAGGTCCCACCCTCTCTCACCTAAATTACAATGATAGCCACCTTGCTAGTGTCCTGGTCACCTCCCAACTTGGATCCATTTTCCATACTGCTgctataatgattttttaaaaaatatgtgtccTATTTCCAGCAACAGTGGTTCTGAAATCTTGGTGCTCATCAGATTGAACCAAAAGCTTATTTAAAACATAGAGACCTGGGACCCACCAAATCAGGATCTTAGAGGAGGGGGTGACTGgtcattattttttaacaggCTTTGATTTTGACTAACATTTGACCATGAGTACATAGGATAAATTCTTAAAAGCTTGCCATATGAGACCTGTCAGACCTGGATCTTTACTTCTCCAGGTACATTACCCTTTTGGAACCCTGTCCTGTGTTCAAACTGGAATCTTGAATGTCGTGTTCTCTCAAGTCTACAAGCTTATGTAGCTCCTTTTGCCTGGACTGCCCAGTCTACCATTCCCTGCTTACCTGCCTGGAGACTTCTAACAGTGCAAATGCTTCCCCTATAAAGCCTGCTTTTACGTCTTCCAGTCTTTGATTATAGCACTTTACCTCACTGGACTGTTATTTtacttctgtgtctgttttccttGTTAATTGCTAACTACTCACAGGAAGACTAAGTTATACATCTTGATATCCTTAGCAGTGCTTTTGTATAAAGTCGGCAGCTTAATACATGTTTTTCAAATGAACTGGTTTACCCCCTGCACAATGATAACACAGCTGCCACCAGGCTGCCCATCCAAGGGCCAGCAAACTATCCAGAGGGTGGGGCTGTGTGGCTCTCCTTACCATGGTGTGCCCTGGACAACTCATCTTGGTAGATCGAGGATGTAGATTAGGCTTCCAACAAACTTGGGAACCATCCTGCCAGCAGGATCAGCAGGCTGTCAGTAAATAGGAATTTACCAGTAGTCTATGGCATAATCTTTTGTTGGGAGTTGTTTTGCTTTGGAAGATAGAAATGTGATTCTTCCCTTGTTCTTTCCTGAGtgccactccccccccacccccccccacccccccccagtcTTAAATCCAGGTTAACCCTTCAATGACCACAATCTCTGTCATTCCCTGCAACCTGCATTTTTCTAGCTTGTCTTCCTTACCCATGCAGCTTAGATTTGGCATTCCATCATTTCAGCCACATTCTTGACTGTGTTCTTGATGCCTCTCTTCCATTATTGTTTCATTCCAGCTGCCAAGTGAAACCTTAATCTTGGGTTCATATTCAAGAACTGTCAGTATTCAAGCACCTATACCCAAGATGAATCTTAACATTGTGTTAAAATCGTGTGTctataaattgtgtttttaacCTCAGTTGGACCCCCAGTGCTGCTCAGTGATCCTGTTCATTTTCCAGATCAGCTCTCTTATTCTGCACAACCCATTCTTCTCaagcctctgacttcatctcCCTCTTCTTGCCAGTTGACCTCCCTGACAGCCTAGTGGGAGATTCAAGCAGACAAAAAACACAGTTACAGGCACTGTGACAGAGAAAGTATTGGGGCTCTGGGAGCACCCAGGAGGGAGGAACATCCAATTTGCTCTTGAGCAGTTGGTAAAGGTGTCCTTAAAACAGCTTATGAGCTAAGTCCTGAAGGGAGAGTAGGGGTTTGCCAGACAGagaaagcaatgaaagaaaagtaATTCTGTTTGACTGTAGCATTGCATGTaggttaaaagataaaattggagAAGTAAGCAGGgtcagatatataaatataaatatataaatataaatatttatatatatatatatatatatatatgtgtatatatatatatatatatatatatatatatataaatttggacTTGATCCTGAGGAGAATGGGGagacactgaatttttttaagtgggcatAAAATCAGATTTACACCTTGGAGTTGAGGGTGAAGACTGGAGGGGAGCAGAAAGCTTGCCAGAGCGATCAGTTGAGAACTGAAAGAGGCTTCAGCTAAGGCAGTGACAGCTGCTCCGGGAGCCTGAAACATACTGTTAAAAATACTTAGGAGGTAGAAGAGACAGAATTTGGTGACAGATTGGATGTAGGGGCCAAGGTAGAGGGAAGGGTCCAGGTGACATTTGGGTGTGTGAACTGAAAACAACTAGTATAGAACTTACAGAAAGAGGAAACCTAGGGCAAGAACATACAGACCAGTTTTGGACATGGCACGTTGAAGATACAAACATGTCCATGTGAATCCAGCAAGCAGTTGGATGCTGGATCTGGAACTCCAGAGACATCTGAGATAGACAAGATTAGGAGCAGTCAGAATGGATGTAATAAATAAGGTGTTGGGAATGGGGGAGATCCTAAAGGATGAGGACATAAGACCTATGGTAGAAACTTTGCAGTATGATtaagggacagacagagaagaTAAGGCTCCAGTGAAGTGTGAGGAGTGGCCAGAGGGATAGGAGGAATCCTACAGAATTTAAGGTCATGGAAAGCAAGATAAGAATGCATTTCAAGGTTCAGAGGTGGAATCAGGTGGAATCTATTCCACCCTTTCAATCCGAGTGATCCTTGTAATCTTGCAACCGTCTTTACTGGTGTAAAGCTATGGAAGTGATGCTTTGTGGTTTTGGAGCCTAGGTTTCAATTGATCAtacaatttctgatttttttttttcctcttgaaattCAGTGCTACTGTGTGAAGGAACTCTGGCTAGTCTGCTGGATAGTGAGACCATATGCAGCAGAAACAAACGATCCCAGCAAAGATGAGACCGCTGGAAGAACCACCCAACTGAGCCCAGCtcaacttgcaaaaaaaaaaaaaaggtggttgttttaagccagaaaaacattttaaggttAAGATTCCTTAGAATATGTTTCTACAACACCTTATAATGCTCTGTAATATTCTCACACGTGGGTTTCTCATGCTGGATAATAAAACTCTAGGAGCCTAGGGTCTCTATTGGTCTTCTTATTTTATCCCAGTACTCAGCCTGGtacatagtgggtgctcaataaacatgaaTGGTTGAAGGGATTAGATCTATGGCgggggcaggcagggtggggggagtctCACCAAATTGCAGAAGTTGCCTCTAGGAATATGTTCCAAAGTGCACTTCATTCTCAAGTCTTATGGCCAGTGGTGGAAAGAAGGTGAATTGTGATGTATGTGGAACATGGGACCTTGAGGAGTTCCGTaaccaggaggagaaagaagtaaCAACAGCTAGTGGAGACAAAAAGAActgcttctcccttcttccccctccacGTTTCTAGTGAGAGTTGAGCCCAGCATCCCAGACTTGTGTGACTATATAGGCAAGCTTTCAAAGACTAACTTTACTTTGGTACCCTAGCCCTCATGGCTTTCTGAGCAGATAATAGGCTTTTAAGTAGCAAAGCTCCCTGCTCTCAGAAAGCCCAACACCATGCGGAAGGGAGACACCCTGGAGGTAGCACCACCCACCTCAGCCTACCGCTCTGTCATGGAGGAGTATGGTTACGAGGTGGGCAAGGTCATTGGCAATGGCTCCTATGGGACAGTTTATGAGGCTTACTACACAAAGCAGAAGATCATGGTGGCTGTCAAGATCATCTCAAAGAAGAAGGCCTCTGAGGACTACCTTAACAAGTTCCTGCCCCGTGAGATACAGGTTGGAAAGGGGGGTAGAAGAGGGAACTGGTACCAAGCTCATTAAGACTTCTGGGCATGGTCTGGAGGGGATAGAGCCagaaccccacccccaaccccaaatCGGTGAATGTCTTACTATGCAGCAGGAAGATGACTTGATACAAATTCAACCTCtttccacccacccactcacctcCAGCGCCTCACAAAGTGAAAGTACAAAGCATAGGGTCTGCCCACAAACCACCAGCCCTCTGGGGTTTAATCCTGCTGCAAAGTTCTAAGTGGGTTAGCAGCAGGACAGTAGGAGGGCTGGGAGCACAGCCCAGGTTCTCCCTTCCCAGGTTTGATGGGTCCCTCTTCCGGGGCCAGGTAATGAAGGTCCTGCGGCACAAGTACCTCATCAACTTCTATCAGGCCATCGAGACCACATCCCGAGTATACATCATTCTGGAGCTGGCTCAGGGTGGTGACGTCCTTGAATGGATCCAGCACTATGGGGCTTGCTCTGAGCCCCATGCTGGCAAGTGGTTCTCCCAGATGACCCTGGGCATCGCCTACCTGCACAGCAAGGGCATCGTGCACCGGTGAGGGCGCTGCCACCCAGGCTGGGGCCTTTGGGCTCTCAAGGGGCTTTTatgcatattttccattttctgccctctttttccctcccttggCCTTCCTCAGTTATCTAGGCCCATCCATCCCCCCTATTTTAATTGTCTGGTCAAGAACATTTATGTAGTACACACCGTGAACACAGCACTCTGTGAACTACAATGATGAGCCCTCGCTGGTCCCCAGGTACCATCCTCTCTCACCTTTGGGCTCTGCTCATTAACTCCATGGTTCCGTCCTCTCAACCTTGTGTCCTCATAACGGCACCTGTCTCCCACTTTGCCTTTTCCATCTCTAGCCTCTGACCCCTGGCCCTTCAGCTCCTGGTCTAATACTAAGCCCTCTCCCCAGCCTGACCCCCAGCCTTTCTGCTGCTGGTAGGGACTTAAAGTTGGAGAACCTGTTGCTGGACAAGTGGGAGAACGTGAAGATATCGGACTTTGGCTTCGCCAAGATGGTGCCTTCTAACCAGACTGTGCGTGGTAGCTCTTCTTACCGCCATATGAACTGCTTTACCCACCTCAGCCGGACCTACTGTGGCAGCTTTGCTTATGCCTGCCCGGAGATCTTGCTGGGCTTGCCCTACAACCCTTTCCTGTCTGACACCTGGAGCATGGGCGTCATCCTCTACACTCTAGTGGTGGCCCGGCTGCCCTTTGATGACACCAATCTCTTAAAGCTGCTGAAAGAGACTCAAAAGGAGGTCACTTTTCCACCTAACTACTCCATCTCCCAGGAGTGCAAGGTGCTGGCTCCCCCAGGAGGGCTGAGGCCTCAGGGATGACCCACAGGGAGGGAATACCTAATGTAGGCCTCCCCACCCTGGGGGAGGCTCTTCCCCACCATCACTGTCTCACACTGTAGCCCCTGCCCCAGAGTAGTTGGTGGGGAGGGAGCTTAAAGGGCCATTCCTGGGCTCCACACCTTAGATGTGAGTGATGAGCTGGTTTCAGCAGGATAAGGCAAGGATTTCCCCCCAAGGaacccttccttcccttctgctcCAGGGAGTTACATGCCAGGCTCATCAGGATAAAATCAGGGCCACACCCCCTTTTACCAGAGTGGTGTGATGGGCTATCCTGCTTCTCTCTCAGGTCCAACTGCTCATTGCCTGTGTGGCACAATGGGAGGCAAGCTCAGCCAagacctctctctcccctgccctagAACCTGGTCTTCCAGACGCTATGCCAAGCCACCAAGCGTGCCACCATCCTGGACATCATCAAGGATCCTTGGGTGCTCAAGTTCCAGCCTGAGCAACCCACCCATGAGATCAGGCTGCTTGAGGCCATGTGCCAACCCCCCAGCACCACTAATCGGCACCAGTCCTTGGAAATCAATACCTAAAAGTGGTTAAGGGAGGGAGTTGAGAGAGGAGCAAAGCAGGAGGGTCTGGGGCTAACGATCttttctaccaaaaataaatctaTACCTGATTTAGTTTCATCAGCTGGAGTCAAAGACACTCTTTCCTCAAGGGAACTAGCAGGGAACACTACTGAGTCCAAGAGGTGGATTTCTAACCAGTCTGTAACTGGTCATCTTGACACCTATTAAAGTCAACACTGTAATTCAGTATATAGCTCACATGTGGCTCAGGGGGAGAGGGTGCTCAGATGAACATCCCTTTCGGGAAGTTTCATTATTCTaagtaaatgcttattattaCACATCTCTGTGCATTCTAAATGTTCAGGCAGTGGGGCAGAGGCCCTGGTTGCTGTTTGGCCATGGCTCTCCCTGTTTATAACCAAAGGGATggcattattttctctcttagaaATGGGTATTAGGGTGTGTGAAATGCCttggtttcttctccttccttcaaaTGCCACCTTAACCATGACTGAAACGATCCGAGTGAATCATGTACACTATTGCTCTTAGAAACAGAAATGACAGTTCAAACCAAGCCTGTTAGCTATGGGTTCTGAATAATGGAAAGCTCCTTGCTCCTTTATCCCTGtattctccctccctgcccttgaaAATGGGCTTTGCAAAGGGAAAATGAGTAGTAAGTCATGGGGCTGTCTTGGCAGAGGCATGACTGGGGGAAAGCAATGAGAGAAGACTCAGAGACAGCTCCACATGGTCCCAAGATAAATAATAGGTGGCAGTTTAACCTTAACCTCAGCACCAGGCAACTCTAGGACAAACCAATGTGAAAGATGAAACAGTacatgcctggaacatagtaggtcaAGATATTGTCAGTGCCCACTTTCTCTATGTTCCAATGCCCCTTATTACTCCCACTATGATTCATCGCTTGAAACAAAGCTCCAACGACCAGGGAAGAGTTTCAGGTGTAGATGAGGCAGTATAAACACTAGGGTTCCATCTGCCTGATTTTATTGGGAACAAGGGCACTGTAACTGTTATCAAAGAGAAGGAAGCCAAGGGGCTCCTCTTGCACCAACATTCTCTTTCAGAGttgagccagggaggggagggcaacAACCCTTTTTCAGGCAGGGTCACTATCACCCTCAGCAGGACCCCCCCAAAAGGCTACGTTCCTTTGCTTAGCACTTGGCACTTAAGGAAAAGAGACCAATGAAGTCAGCGCCAGGAAAACAAGCCCAGACACATCAGGACACCCACTCAGCCAACTGCTTTAGTGCTTCTTCATCTTCATCCGCTTTGGGAGCTTGGGGGACAAGGATACccggagaaagaaagaagtattaGGGCTTTGGCAACGTCAATAATCCCCTGCTGTGACACTGAGAGTCTGCTGAAACATCTCTCCCTCAGCAAAGAACGTAAAGGTGTGGTCCTTCTGCTTGCTGGGCTGCTGCAAATTCCCAGAGCAGCTCTGTACAAATTGGGAAGATGTGCTTCTTTCTCCCAGCACTTGCAGCCCCACACCAGGGTACACAGCTTGCTGAGTGAGGCAGAGGCTAGACTTAGTCTTCATTCCCCCTCAGCCAGGTACCCTTATGCAGTCAACAACCCGTGCAACTGTAGCAGCAGCCCTCTCTGCCTGGCTCCTTTGAGGCAGGATGTAAGAAGAATATAATCTTTCCCCATATCTATCCCACCCTCTCAAGTCCTTGAGACAAGAGAATAACCCTGAGTACCTGGCTCTTCAGGTAGATGTGTGGAAGGTACACCGGGCAGTTTGATGGGGGGTTCTTCCTCCTTGTCGCCTACATGTAACAACTCCCGGGCCAATTCCTCCTGCTCTAGCTTCTCTAGCTCCTCCAACAGTTCATCCTGGACATGGGACAAGAAGActgttaaaaatgaagaaaggaaatgtcTACTTCCAAAAACATACCATTTTTGAATCCCCCCTCCCAAATTTGCCCCACGATTCTCTTGGGCATTCCTTCCGGCTAGTGTCATGCTTTCTCCAATATTCCCTGACCCCTTGCTCCAATCACCTCATCCACATCAAAGCCCACAGGCCGAGAAATGGCATCTGAGATCTGCTGGGCCACCTCCTGTTGTTCTGTAATGTCGGCCATCAGTTCATCCACCTTGTCAATGTCCCTGAGAACAAGATATATATAGCTATGAAATCAGGCAACAACGCTCCTGACTTTCCCATCTTGCATGGATGAAAACCCTCCTGTCTGTGGCCTCAGAATGATAAATCCATGGCTATCAGAAGAGATCCCTGGGAAATTATGTGGAAGCAAGTCTGGGCTGAGAATTGGCAAGAAGCCACTTTGGGGAGAATAGGCTGTACTCCTCTTCCTGAAGgatctttaaaaattaggaaaatccctccttctctctctgcccttctccaactcacactctttctttctctcaaaaataaataaacattaaaaaaaaaattaaaaaaaaaaaaaaaaggagcacctggatggctcagtcagttgaatgtctgacttcagctcaggtcatgatcttactgcttttgagtttgagccctgcgtcgggctctgtgctgacagcttggagcctggagcctgcttccaattctgtgtctccttctctctctgcccctctcccactcacactgtttctttctctcaaaaataaataaacatttttaaaaaattgttttttattaggAAAATCCTCTTTCCTCCCTAGAATGCTTCAGCCAGCAAAGACAGCTTCCAAGAAGCAAGGAGACTGACAGAGGTCTAGCTGTCACAGACATCTATAAATTTACATTCTGAGAGGTTTTAAGATTCAAGAGAAAATACCAAGCTACTTTCCCCAGTGCCTGGgccccctgcttccctccccccgTACCCACATGTCCTGGTAGGCCTTCTTCATGCCTTGGGCAGCAAGCTCCATGGTCCGAAGCACTTCTGCATTGGTGGTGGCATTCTCAATGGCCTCACGCTGAAACTCCAGGGTAGATAATGTCCCATCGGTTTGTGCCAGCTGCTGTTCGAATCTTTTCTTCCTCCGCAAAGCCTGTAGGGCAGCTGACCAAGCCCACACCCTGAGCATCAGAGCCAGAAGCCCTTATGCTTCCCACCTGGGCCCGCCCAGTTGGCACCTCTCCCCCATTACCTCTCTTATTCTTGGTCCcatgcttcttggccatttgtagcTCCTGTTGAATCTTCTGCTCCAGAAACTCTTGTTTCTTGATCAAtatcttctctgtctccttcagttTCTGTATTGCCTCTTCAGGGGTTggccccttctccttcttccctggaGTGCAATCAAGCAGGCCCATATTGTGTGGAGGAAATATATTAGCCACCAATCACTGAGCACAGAGTGTGTGCTAGGCACCTGTCTTACTCTTAATCCCAAAATGACTCTCTATAATGAATATACTATCTTCACTTTACAAATGTGAAAAACAGGCATATATGTGTTAAataatcatttgtttaaaatcaCAGCTAGAGAGAATTGAGCAGGAATTGAAATGTGGCAGTATGACTTCCAAATCCAGTATTCTTTGCTATTGCAAATTgcctttcggggcgcctgggtggctcagtcggttaagcggccgacttcggctcaggtcatgatctcacggtccgtgagttcaagccccgcgtcgggctttgtgctgacagctcagagcctggagcctgtttcagattctgtgtctccctctctctgaccctcccccattcatgctctgtctctctctgtctcaaaaataaataaacgttaaaaaaaaattaaaaaataaaaaaataaataaaaaaacacaaaaaacaaaaaacaaattgccTTTCAAGTCATTCCCAgccttcccccccaacccccgcccccgagaagttttaggttcacagcaaatcTGAGTGGAAGATACaaagttcccatataccccctgcTGCCACATATGCATGGCCCTCCTATGAGCACATCCCCACTGGAGTTTGGTCACTTTTTATAATCGCTGTTCCACTTGCTGTCCTAGGAGATGCCCAAGGTCCTAACTCCACACCCTCAAACTGAATGAAGTACAgggggtagagaaaaaaaaaaaaagtctgatctCCATTTTCCCCTTCATCTTCTGCACTTCTGacagtaattaaaattaataaggcAGGCCCTTgcctgcttaaaatcctttcaCACTCTCCATTGCCTGCAAGATAAAATCTAAAACTTTAATGAGACATACAAGGCCCTTCTTGACCTGGCCCTTGTTCACCTCTCCATCCACACTTCTACTTTCCTCTTCTTCAGCTGGCGTGggcatgtgcgcgcgcgcgcacacgcacacacccgcCGGCCAGAACTCCTCTTTCCCCTAAGTATTACTACCATACTCGTTCCTGCCTGTTTTGCACACAGTTACCTCCCCCCTGGAGTACCTCAATTCTCCACCTGGCATACCTTAGCCCTCTGGATCACAACCCCTCACGCCTCTTCTGTGCTCCCCCTAGTTTTTAGGAACATCTCCATCATGGAGTTCCCACACGACACTATTACCAGTTTTTGCTGGTCTCCCCCCACCAGACGGGA
This window of the Prionailurus viverrinus isolate Anna chromosome B3, UM_Priviv_1.0, whole genome shotgun sequence genome carries:
- the TSSK4 gene encoding testis-specific serine/threonine-protein kinase 4 isoform X2, which gives rise to MRKGDTLEVAPPTSAYRSVMEEYGYEVGKVIGNGSYGTVYEAYYTKQKIMVAVKIISKKKASEDYLNKFLPREIQVMKVLRHKYLINFYQAIETTSRVYIILELAQGGDVLEWIQHYGACSEPHAGKWFSQMTLGIAYLHSKGIVHRDLKLENLLLDKWENVKISDFGFAKMVPSNQTVRGSSSYRHMNCFTHLSRTYCGSFAYACPEILLGLPYNPFLSDTWSMGVILYTLVVARLPFDDTNLLKLLKETQKEVTFPPNYSISQECKNLVFQTLCQATKRATILDIIKDPWVLKFQPEQPTHEIRLLEAMCQPPSTTNRHQSLEINT
- the TSSK4 gene encoding testis-specific serine/threonine-protein kinase 4 isoform X1, whose product is MRKGDTLEVAPPTSAYRSVMEEYGYEVGKVIGNGSYGTVYEAYYTKQKIMVAVKIISKKKASEDYLNKFLPREIQVMKVLRHKYLINFYQAIETTSRVYIILELAQGGDVLEWIQHYGACSEPHAGKWFSQMTLGIAYLHSKGIVHRLTPSLSAAGRDLKLENLLLDKWENVKISDFGFAKMVPSNQTVRGSSSYRHMNCFTHLSRTYCGSFAYACPEILLGLPYNPFLSDTWSMGVILYTLVVARLPFDDTNLLKLLKETQKEVTFPPNYSISQECKNLVFQTLCQATKRATILDIIKDPWVLKFQPEQPTHEIRLLEAMCQPPSTTNRHQSLEINT
- the TSSK4 gene encoding testis-specific serine/threonine-protein kinase 4 isoform X3 translates to MKVLRHKYLINFYQAIETTSRVYIILELAQGGDVLEWIQHYGACSEPHAGKWFSQMTLGIAYLHSKGIVHRDLKLENLLLDKWENVKISDFGFAKMVPSNQTVRGSSSYRHMNCFTHLSRTYCGSFAYACPEILLGLPYNPFLSDTWSMGVILYTLVVARLPFDDTNLLKLLKETQKEVTFPPNYSISQECKNLVFQTLCQATKRATILDIIKDPWVLKFQPEQPTHEIRLLEAMCQPPSTTNRHQSLEINT
- the CHMP4A gene encoding charged multivesicular body protein 4a isoform X1: MRPHPPGSQAEVARSRGEEAGEARVVEMSGLGRLFGRGKKEKGPTPEEAIQKLKETEKILIKKQEFLEQKIQQELQMAKKHGTKNKRAALQALRRKKRFEQQLAQTDGTLSTLEFQREAIENATTNAEVLRTMELAAQGMKKAYQDMDIDKVDELMADITEQQEVAQQISDAISRPVGFDVDEDELLEELEKLEQEELARELLHVGDKEEEPPIKLPGVPSTHLPEEPAPKADEDEEALKQLAEWVS
- the CHMP4A gene encoding charged multivesicular body protein 4a isoform X2, with translation MLAKGGIRGKKEKGPTPEEAIQKLKETEKILIKKQEFLEQKIQQELQMAKKHGTKNKRAALQALRRKKRFEQQLAQTDGTLSTLEFQREAIENATTNAEVLRTMELAAQGMKKAYQDMDIDKVDELMADITEQQEVAQQISDAISRPVGFDVDEDELLEELEKLEQEELARELLHVGDKEEEPPIKLPGVPSTHLPEEPAPKADEDEEALKQLAEWVS